One bacterium genomic window carries:
- a CDS encoding S8 family serine peptidase, protein MLNRSLIMFLLAIVGPVTVFAQAPQPRRVIVKFKSATLQKLSEPTSSALRKEMALSRVASLHVMNGEIWELQDSTVSISNVVARLRDQDWIEYAELDEWIPFPKIIQEESVSAADALASDPLFNDLWSMNNTGQSGGKSDADIDAVEAWNFQTGKRIKIGVIDTGIDWNHEDLKENIWINPGEDIDHDGKLTSNDQNGIDDDGNGFIDDIVGWDFVNNDNQPYDDIGHGTHVAGTIAAVANNGKGVAGIAWSAQLIALKFLGKRGGRVSDAVQAIDYATMMGAKITNNSWGGSGYSRALYDAIEAANHAGCLFMAAAGNDGWDNAVFSQFPANYALDNIISVAATNRQDVLAGFSNYGKTIVDLAAPGDEIISTVPNNKYAKYSGTSMATPLVTGAAALLWSENPQLPHWRIKEILLETADKLNSLESKVVTGARLNVLQALLETHTSVIVDPDTISFPVILTGLTSEKAIRIKNYTDQTKTITASSNSAAFQLSEMSFQLAPHTAVDISLTFSSVVADNFESTVVIKENDITIKSVVTAATAVNNLPTVGYSKDVFQKQMLSQSTVYDTLKLNNLGNSDLNWNITSPMPSWLSIMPMSGTIPSGQTTEVVLEFSSNSLKVFDEHFTNIDFATNDPNLVLLRIGAYVNVEQFTRVTTGSIVTGGGNSYSSNWIDYNNDGFQDLHVVNYGENDFLYKNNGDGTFTSITNSGITQDGGAGSYSASWADYDNDGYVDAMVVNADENGNNALYRNNQNGTFTKITGQIDHGAAKQYSVAGAWGDFNNDGFADLFVANEGFIVNRYGKQNFLYYNQNGIFTRSTQPLIANDTTWENSVSLVDYDNDGDTDVLTTNWPYPNILYTQTSANQFTRMFLGQGIPNDYWSSNWADYDNDGDLDVFMTGLSQVSLNPNKLFRNDGNGMFTELVDAEMAKHRAYFSIGSTSGDFDNDGDIDIYVANTKDFVGGPDPGFFFVNEGGMQFKRIESSVITSEMIVGHGCSFVDVDRDGDLDLFVAAGTDDHNDPDNPISNNNLLFLNNGNAYHWMSVRAVGETANRSGVGAHIRVKATINGHSVWQLREVQSLTGYASQDGFEIHFGLGDATTVDSLVIDWPNTNHTRTVYTNLAVDKFYTAKENGQILSKSPRTKIPEVFSLEQNYPNPFNPTTSIHYELSQKAKVTLKIYNVFGQEVKTLIAGKDHVAGRYDVEWNGRNDQGNQVASGIYFYRLQAGSLNKVMKMTFIK, encoded by the coding sequence ATGTTAAATAGATCGCTGATTATGTTTCTTCTCGCCATAGTCGGACCTGTAACCGTGTTTGCTCAGGCTCCGCAACCGCGGCGCGTCATTGTTAAATTCAAATCGGCCACATTGCAGAAACTTTCCGAACCGACCTCATCCGCATTACGAAAAGAAATGGCATTGTCGCGCGTGGCTTCCTTGCATGTGATGAATGGAGAAATCTGGGAGTTGCAGGATTCTACCGTTTCAATCTCCAATGTAGTAGCTCGGTTGCGCGATCAGGATTGGATCGAATATGCGGAGTTAGATGAATGGATTCCATTCCCCAAAATCATTCAGGAAGAAAGTGTTTCGGCAGCCGATGCTTTAGCCAGCGATCCGCTCTTCAATGATCTGTGGTCAATGAATAATACTGGACAATCCGGAGGTAAAAGTGATGCGGATATTGACGCCGTTGAAGCGTGGAATTTTCAAACCGGTAAACGAATCAAGATCGGCGTGATCGATACAGGCATTGACTGGAATCATGAGGATCTTAAAGAAAATATTTGGATCAATCCGGGCGAAGATATCGATCATGACGGAAAACTTACATCCAACGATCAGAATGGAATCGACGACGACGGTAATGGTTTTATCGATGATATAGTGGGTTGGGATTTTGTTAATAATGACAATCAACCATACGACGATATAGGCCACGGAACACACGTGGCCGGAACAATTGCTGCAGTTGCCAATAATGGAAAGGGCGTGGCCGGCATTGCGTGGAGTGCACAGCTAATTGCATTGAAATTTTTGGGTAAACGCGGTGGTCGAGTTTCAGACGCCGTGCAAGCGATTGACTATGCCACGATGATGGGCGCGAAGATTACCAATAACAGTTGGGGCGGGAGCGGTTACTCACGCGCTCTTTACGATGCAATTGAAGCAGCGAATCATGCCGGATGTTTATTCATGGCGGCGGCCGGCAATGATGGCTGGGACAATGCCGTATTTAGTCAATTCCCGGCTAATTACGCATTGGATAATATTATTTCCGTCGCAGCGACCAATCGGCAGGATGTGCTGGCTGGTTTTTCTAATTATGGAAAAACCATTGTCGACCTTGCAGCGCCGGGGGACGAAATTATAAGCACTGTTCCTAATAATAAATATGCCAAATATTCCGGTACGTCGATGGCAACACCGTTGGTCACCGGCGCGGCGGCTTTATTATGGTCTGAAAATCCGCAATTGCCCCATTGGCGCATTAAAGAAATTTTATTGGAAACAGCCGATAAATTAAACTCGCTTGAGAGTAAAGTCGTAACCGGTGCAAGACTCAATGTATTACAAGCGCTTTTAGAAACTCATACTTCAGTTATTGTTGATCCCGATACGATTTCATTTCCTGTGATCTTGACGGGATTGACATCCGAAAAAGCCATTCGCATAAAAAATTATACTGATCAAACCAAAACGATTACTGCAAGTTCTAATTCGGCTGCATTTCAGCTATCTGAAATGTCTTTCCAACTGGCGCCTCATACAGCCGTTGATATTTCGTTAACTTTTTCTTCGGTAGTTGCCGATAATTTCGAATCAACCGTTGTGATTAAGGAAAACGATATTACGATTAAATCGGTGGTCACCGCGGCGACGGCCGTTAATAATCTCCCGACGGTGGGTTATTCAAAAGATGTATTTCAAAAACAAATGCTTTCGCAATCAACGGTATACGACACGCTTAAACTGAATAATTTGGGCAACAGCGATCTTAACTGGAATATTACTTCGCCCATGCCGTCATGGTTGAGTATTATGCCAATGAGCGGAACGATTCCGTCCGGGCAAACGACAGAGGTTGTTTTAGAATTCTCTTCCAACTCGCTCAAAGTTTTTGATGAGCATTTTACCAATATTGATTTTGCGACTAACGATCCGAATTTAGTACTATTGCGCATCGGCGCATATGTAAATGTTGAACAATTTACTCGCGTCACCACTGGATCCATCGTGACTGGCGGAGGAAATTCGTATTCGAGTAATTGGATTGATTATAACAACGACGGTTTTCAAGATCTTCATGTTGTAAACTACGGTGAAAACGATTTTTTGTACAAGAATAATGGTGATGGAACATTTACATCCATAACCAATTCCGGGATTACACAAGATGGCGGCGCAGGATCGTATTCTGCAAGCTGGGCGGATTATGACAACGACGGATATGTTGATGCGATGGTAGTGAATGCTGACGAAAATGGAAATAATGCGTTATACCGTAATAATCAAAATGGCACATTTACAAAAATCACCGGTCAGATCGATCACGGGGCAGCAAAGCAGTATTCAGTTGCCGGGGCATGGGGAGATTTTAATAATGACGGGTTTGCTGATTTATTTGTAGCCAATGAAGGTTTTATAGTCAATCGATATGGGAAGCAGAATTTTTTATATTACAATCAAAATGGAATATTTACACGTTCAACTCAGCCATTGATTGCCAATGACACGACTTGGGAGAATAGCGTTTCACTGGTCGATTATGACAATGATGGCGACACGGATGTATTGACAACTAATTGGCCATATCCTAATATTTTATACACACAAACCTCTGCCAATCAGTTTACGCGTATGTTTCTCGGACAAGGAATTCCGAATGATTACTGGAGCAGTAACTGGGCCGATTATGATAATGACGGCGATCTCGATGTTTTCATGACAGGATTATCCCAAGTGAGTTTGAATCCCAATAAACTTTTCCGTAACGATGGTAACGGAATGTTTACGGAATTGGTTGACGCCGAAATGGCTAAGCATCGTGCGTATTTCTCGATCGGAAGCACTTCGGGCGATTTTGATAATGATGGCGATATCGATATTTATGTGGCCAACACCAAAGATTTTGTTGGCGGTCCTGATCCGGGTTTCTTTTTTGTCAATGAAGGTGGCATGCAATTTAAACGTATTGAAAGCAGTGTCATCACTTCTGAAATGATCGTGGGACACGGTTGCAGCTTTGTTGATGTCGATCGAGACGGTGATTTGGATCTTTTCGTCGCCGCAGGTACGGACGATCACAATGATCCCGACAATCCAATCTCAAACAATAACTTGTTGTTCCTCAATAACGGCAATGCTTATCATTGGATGAGTGTGCGTGCAGTCGGTGAGACGGCTAATCGTAGCGGAGTAGGAGCTCATATTCGTGTGAAGGCGACGATCAACGGGCATTCGGTTTGGCAATTGCGTGAAGTACAGTCATTGACGGGTTATGCATCGCAAGACGGCTTTGAAATCCATTTTGGGTTAGGCGATGCTACGACCGTAGACTCACTTGTTATTGACTGGCCGAATACAAATCATACACGTACAGTTTACACGAATTTAGCGGTCGATA